TCAGATTTCTGCAGGACTCAGAGTGTCTCCATGATAACCTTGGAAGAGAGCCAGACAGCAGTTAGATAATATGAGCCCATTTCCActatcttgtttttttttttttaattgactaATACAGTAAATCAATTATTTCAGCACATGAGACCTGCAGAAGTAAAAGTGAAGTAGCCTTGGCCTCATCTATATGCAGTCTGTATACACCTGTCTCCAATAGATAAATCTGAAACTAGAAATATGAGCCAGAGATTCTTTCTGAACGAGACCGTGAAGGACTGATTTATCCTCTTCTAAAGGCTGCTTTCCCATGCGTCGGGAAATTGGTGAGAAGATTACCACAGAACTGACGAACCCACAGTTCTCCATTCATTTGTTTCTTTGTCTGAAGTATTTTTATCCCCTCGATAATTTTATGCCCTGTGGTGACACACCTTTACCAGCATTCGTCCTTAATTCATGTCTCTCTGTCTTTAAAGGAAATATGTGCACCTCACCTATGAGGATCTCAAGTTACAGTGCTTTGCTGATCGATCATAAATATTTCATCTTTTGTCAGCCGAGCGTTTTTTTATAACACTTAACACTAAGTCCCCTTCAACTAACTGTTACTTTCGGATGCTCTCTTGAAGTCAGCACTTCTCTCACCAGGTATTTTGCGGATCCTCTTTGCTTATTAGTTCATTCACCATGTGTTTTAATGACCAATATTTGTCATAAATAAGTAAGTCCTCGAACAACAATCTCTCTGTTGGCTTAGGAACCTCTTAGCTGGTGAGAGGAGAAGCAGTTTCCCCACTCTTAGCCATTTATTCAGCCTCAGGCACACCGTTATATCACGAAGACAGGCACAACGCCGGCAGTCACTTgccccagcagtggcagcagtagTGGGTGCGACAGGTTAGTTATGGGTCCGGAGGAAGGGCGAGGAGGGAAGAGCTCCTTTTCTGCAGTGACGCCGGGTACTTAAAGCTCCTCCAAGGCTCCCAGACCCGCTCCGGAGCTGTCCAACGTAGCTCCGCCCCCGCGCACCTTCCGCAGCCGGTGGCGCAGGCAGTGCCCTggtcagcctcctcctctgacaGTCGCGGAGCCGGAGTGGACGGCTGGCCGCGGAAGGGAGTGCGTGATTCACTCGCCGCGTTGTAAACGACGGCAGACTTCGATCAGCGGTGGGAAATGTTTGCGATCCTGTAGGCAAACAGGAAGGATTTTCTAGGAGCGAGATCTTCcgtctccaccaccaccctttgATGTGATGGGCTTTGAAATGCCTTTAGAAATCAGACGCTAATTAGCCGCAAAGCGAGAGCGGCAACAACGCATGACAAAGGCGAAGATTAAGGTctaggaaggcagagcaggagcgaTGGCCGCTCCCGAACGAGTTGAGCACAAATCCTGTGCCAAGGAAAATCGATCCGGTTCAGCCTGAGTGTGTCTGGCACCGAAAGGGGTGGCCAGGGCCGGGATGTTTATTTAGAGACAGTCTGTGGTGTGGGAGTGTGAAGACACAACCTCTAACCCGTTCCAACTTCCCAAGACACAAGCAAAACAATCTCCAACGCCCGTCCCCAAGGAAACCTTGATCAAAGAAAATTGTTCAGAGGTGTCGGATGTGCGGGTGTGTTTGTGTGCATTTCACGGTGTTTTGCGCGCCAGGTTGATTCCTTCGTGCACTGCCGGTGACCGGCACAGCTCTACTGAAGGTGTAAGGGCAACCGCTGTCCTGACTGGGATGGGCTTATCCTTGTCTcgtgggcaggaggaaggaattTCAAAGCAAGTGCTTTGAGGTTGCTTGAACAGAAATGAGCTTTTAGAAGCAGCCTTTTGCTGGGAAGATGTTTGAACCTTAGCTGAAGGAGAtttagagggaatggagaggcGCTTCCAACAGTTACTAGGGGGAATGCAATATCAGGTCCTCTACAATGCTTACTTAGTCTAATGGAGGTCCTGTCATTCAGCTCCCATTGCGCTGGGATACAGAGTAAACATTCCGCGGTGACCCTCTGCGTGCAGGTCCCCTCTTCAGGACATCATTAAAAGCATACATGCACTTGCCTGACATCGATTGTCAGCCTGGCTCTCAGGGTTCAGAGATCCCgacagaaaacaagaaaaacaagCCCAGTGGAGACCCGGCTCTGCGGCTGCAGGCTTTAAAGAGCCTGAAAATCCTTTGGTTGCGGGTCTGTAAGAAGAGACAAAAGTGCTCAGCAGGTAAGAGCGGAGGGTTTTGCCAAGAAGGAACTGTCCTTGATCACTGTGACAGGATTGACTCGCTGGGGATTCCTCTCTCGGGGGCATCCACGCGTCCCCGAGGGGGCTGCCTGTCTCCTCTCATCAGCATCACGGCGAGAAATTTTGCAGCCGCTCTTTCTAGTCCTGCTAATCCTGTTATCCGGGGGGTTATAAATATTAACGctgatggggatggggatgggggacCAGATTAAGCCCTCTCTGAAGTAAGATgtcagccagcctcttctcagcccACCAGTACCCGGACCTGCTGGATGAACTGCACGGCAGAGTCCCGCAAGTGCCcttccaggagcagctgctgggcgcCTCGGTGCTGGATTTCGTGGCCGACCTCTCCCTGGGCTCTCCCCAGGCTCCATCCCGGGCAGGGACGGGCCTGGGGTTCTGCGAGGTCACCTCCGTGTCCCCCTTTGAGGACAGAGCCCTGTCGCTTAGGGCGGGGATGGCCCgggggctgcccctgcctgccttcGGAGATGGAGATCCTGAAGacgaggaagaagaggaagaggagagaatgCACAGCACTTCCCTCCTAGAGAGACGCCGAAGAAAGCGGGTTATCACCTATGCCCAGCGCCAGGCTGCCAATataagggagaggaagaggatgttCAACCTCAACGAGGCATTTGATCAGCTGAGGAAGAAGGTGCCCACCTTCGCCTACGAGAAGAGACTCTCCCGGATAGAGACATTACGCCTGGCCATAGTGTACATCTCCTTCATGACTGAGCTCCTggatggctgcagcaggcagaaggcGGGTTAGGGAAAGCCAGGGCCCGGTGGTACGGGGCTGGGGGCCAGGCACCACCCATGGCACCGAGCAGGTGGCCCCTGGGTGTCTCTCTACTCTGGACTCAGAGCTCTGGCTCCTGCCTTGGCTTCTCACATCGCAGCTACGTAGGTGTGGGCTCCAAAACGAGGAGTGTTTAGGGAAGCGTGCTCAGGGGGCGGGAGGAGGAGTAgtagagaagaggaaaggcGGAGAGGCTAAGTATGTGTAGATTTGCTAATATATATGATTTTTGTAAAGGAAAGGGATGAAAAGAAGGTCTGAGGCCTTCGGGCTTGTGCTGCCTCCCCTGGTTGCTTAAAAACCTTCACAGTTTTGTTGCTTTCGAGAACGGCTcggcaggggcagcagaggcatTGCAGTTTCCATCGGGTTCCTCGCCTGCCCCGCTGCCCGCCAGGGACCGGGGCAGTCTCGGCGTGCGCGTTTAACCCAGCGCTTTCTGCGTTTCTGAGAACTaaacagcagcctcctgctcttcGAAATCCAGCCTGCCAAGCCCACGCCGTGTGCCACAGGGCCGGTCAAGCGGGACATCTGGACACAGCCCTTTGTTGTCATCGTACTCTTCCCGGGACCAGTTTCCGTACTTGTGTGGGGGCGGTCAGCATCGTCTCTCGcactgagctggggctggcgAAGGAGGGTCCGGCTCTGCCTAGCCGGTGCGGCCTGTctcggcacggcacggcacggcggTGATCAGACGGAGCGGTGACTCGAGTCACCCCGCATCCCCGGGTGATGAGAAGCCGTCTGAGAAAGGAAACGTGTGGGCTTGTGGGCTTTGATTCCCTCACTGTGTTTATCTTTGCTCCTCCCTCTGTATGTTTCATTGATGAAGGAGattaaataaattaattaattCTGAAAAGCCGGAAcgggagggaaaagggaagccGAAGCCGACCGCACCCTAGGGATGCAGAGGGAGACAAGGTCTACCGCGGGCTGACCTACCGGTAACTCACAGCCGTGTCTTCACAGAGGCGAGAGCCGcgcagagcagctgccagcagaggggaTAGCCGTGGCCGGGCTGGGAGTGGGGCAAAGGCCATGGAGTTCTCCCCTAGAAGCCTCGCTGAATCTTCCTGGTATGCCTCTGTCCTTCCGGTCCCTCTCAGCACTTTCTGCTGCGGCCACCTTCCCTCGCtgctgctggaaaagacctggatTTCTTCCCGTGTTTGCAGCAGACTTGCAGCAAACAGCCTGTTCATGGCATCTCACTTATGAGATAATGTCCCACCCAGGACAAAGGTTTTGCGGGACATCACAGGACAGCGGCCACCCCCACTATGTAAAATTGTAGTGGTACTCGTGACATCAATGTTTGCCCTGGATTCAGACTGGTATGGCTACGATCTAATTCTCACCGTAGCATTTCTCTGATCCCTTCTCTCCTGTTTTGTCAGGTCCTTTGGGGATTCGTCTTCCTCTTCTCATTCCACTCACTTTAATGCTATTATGAAATATCTAATATCCTGCATTAATACTCTGacattctttctcttttcacttGTTCCTTtagtttctttctctgcttgttTTTTGATGACCACCCTGACCACGTATCACATCTGCTCTCCAGTTGTCagaatgcttttttttcccccaccaagAGGCAGTTGGTTAGTTAACACAGCTGGATCCTCTATAGAAACTGGGGTATTTCACCTCTTCAGATGGTTTTGTGTTGGGAGgttagtttttttgtttggggggggggggggagggggttgtttgggttttgggcttgtttggtttgtttgtttgtttgttttttgcgggggggaagggggtttgtttggggttttttgtcctAAAAATAATTTTCAAACATAAACTAAGAATGGACAATATTCCAAAATCAACAACTGTTCACATGACCCAGATGCATTTTTCTCTTACCACTGTCTCAAGCAAAATGATGAAGTTCTTTAAGGACAatgaaatacacaagttaataTTCATTCCTAATCACTTATTCTCTATGATGTCTCTACTAATTGTGCTTTCTACAGCGTGATtacatttatttccttttcttttttccatgcTTATGCCACTGGAAAAATTAGAGCTCTACAACACTCAGAGTCTTAAATTAAGAGATTCATAATGTAAATATGTCTGTATTGAATAATTCAAAAAGTATTGGTTTTCTCTTTTTGGCTTAATAATGAAACACTGGGGTTTCTTTAAGATCCAAAGCTTCCCTATACTTCTGTTAAATtctagagaaaagcagaaagagaatGTTACATTCTGAAggtttttttaatacaaatCAAAAAACATACCTTACATTGTGCACTTTGATTTTTTACAGATCAGTGAACATTTTGTAGCAGCAATACAAAACAGTAGTCTTATTTTTATATGAGCCACTGATTCTAAAAATAACATTAGAGATAAAAAATACAGTTGTGGTACAAGTCAATTAACACAATATGCAAACATCACAGACGAAGTATTGGGATGTGTTTCCTGTCACAGCAGAGACTTTAGAGAAGCCTTTCCACCACATATTGGTTTAGAGAAGCTGGGAACCTGCTGTAGAGTGATTTAATTTTGTATGATTTCTTCTTTTCCAAAACTGTCAACTATGTATCAAAATAACCATCTAGACGCAATGTTTTTCCCTAGACACCTATGTTAAAACTAGAACGTGCTCTTATGCCCACAAAACCTGAATGAAACAGCAAGATACCATACTGGCTCATCACTTGACACACACATGTGTATGTGCTAAAGTCCTGGAATCTCAGTCTACTAAGAGTATTAACAATCTATTGAAACATTATGGACAAGATTCTTGTTGGAGTGCATCCCATTTCTCCAGTTGTGGGGTTCCTTTTTCCCTCACTATCACCTTGATCCAAGATAGCTGCATCCCAGTCTGTGGAGTTACAgaaaccctgctcccactaaggCAGAGCCCAATCCTGCTCCTTGGTCTCCACGAAGCACCATGCCATTATCACTGCATTAAGAACAAAAACTGACACTGTCAATTACTTCTGGGAAAAGATAATAAGGGGTTTTTTAAAGCCTTAGAGTTGTTTGATCATAGCCCATTTTTAGATCCTGGTCTGAGGCTAGTTTGTTTATATTCCCTTTGCCTGCTGAGGGCTGCATTTTAATAGAAAGTCAAGTTCCCTAGAAGCTATCACATTACAATTAGTATTCAGACATGTAACTCGTCTGTGTCATGTGTGTCCCCATCCCCCGTCCATCCACatcacaccccccaccccccaccctcaaaaaaaaaagtctaaatTAAATCATATTTGAGAGATACTTCCAAGCTTTCTAAGACAAGTATAAATTATCAAGTAATTTTGCAATCTATAGTCAGGCTGATCTCGCTTATAGTCAACTGCTCAGCCTGAAAGCAGGTTTAAGCAAAtcagaacagaacaaaacattATGATTAGCACTGCAGCCTCTTGCACCCACATTCTGATCAGCTACTATGGCCCCATGATTGGTGTTTATTATCACATTTGTCAGCATTTCCATTATAAACACTCCAGTGTGGAGGGTTTATTACTCAGCTATAAAAATTCCCTCCAGGATGAAACTTGATAAGTGAAGTCTTAGTccaacaactttttttttttttcccttcttcttcttttacaAACTTTAAAATAAATTCGTTTTTAAAGTCATTAGGATACTAAGTAAAAGTGGTGGAAATtacttattatttatttttgttctgCTTCAGATAATTGGTGTTTCTCAAAGAGATTTTCTATGTAGCTCTTTTTGGTCCTTTCAATGAACTTGGacctttggggatttttttttaattaataataGCTGAAATACTGAGGCTTAAAATGTGGCTGCTGTGCATGATGGGTCTCAGTTTTCATAAGAATTTGTTGGTTTTACTAGGCTAGAATAGTACCAATCTGCAACAATGGCAGCCAAGCTTTTCCTAGTACTTATACAAGAGAATAATTACAAGGACAGTTAGGTATGTGGGTTATAGCCTCTTGGAGTACAGTAAAAATGGTTGTCTTTTATAAAAAAATGCTAAACATAATTAGAtatgagattgtttagcctggagaagaggaggctcaggggtgatctcattgctgtctacaactacctgaagggagattgtagccagatggatgttggtctcttctccaaggcaaccagcaacagaacaaggggacacagtctcaagttgtgccaggggaagtataggctggatgttaggaggatgttcttgcagagagagtgattggcattggaatgggctgcccagggaggtggtggagtcaccatccctggaggtgctgaagaaaagcctggctgaggcacttagtgccattggacagggctgggtgctaggttggactggatgatcttggaggtctcttccaacctggttgattctatggttctatgatttttttttttcccttaaatatTACTCTAGAAAGCAGTGTTGCTTCAGAGATTGAAATGAAAATTCATCACAGCAGTATCCCAGAATAAAAAAACTGACCAAATACCAACTGCAATTGCCATAAAAAGTTGGCTTTTCATTAACTGCAGCTCAGCTATTATTTTAAAATTTGCCTCTATTTCATCCATATTCTGTTGGGTTTATTTCCTTCTCTATCCTCGTTTCAAAGGGAAACTTCGGTAATCAGGCACCCTGAGACATGAGAGCTGTTCATGCTTTTGCCATGCCTCTGCCATAAGTTCAAAAAGAGAGATAAAGAGCCTCCATCTGGTTTAACTGTCTCTCTTTGGCTCTGCAAACACAAAAAACATTGGTAATTTTCCATGTTACTTCCAGTTTCATCTGCATTGCTCATTCATTCTATTTGCTCCAGGCTCTTCAGTGATTCAAGGAAAGGTGCCAgtttctatgattttcttcacacacaaaaaaaggatATCTGTGCATGAAGACTCTTAACCATAGTAAGTGaatggagagaagaaggagttAACTCAGGTGTTAATGCTTTTCTTTCTAGTATTGCTTACTCACAATACAGGCTCTGGCTTTGATAATGGATTTCAACCTTTGGAACTTGCTGTCCTCAGAGGAAAGAGTGGTGATTGTAGCACAAAGGGCATAGGAATAAATGCCATCACTGCGTGAACATTTCAGGTTCATGTGGAATAGATGGTGTCTCTTATCTGGATGAATGGAAACTTTATAAAGACTTTCAAAACAACCAATGATTTAGGGCCATTCACTTTCTGTGTgactgagatcatagaatcaaccaggttggaagacacctccaagatcagccagtcccaccaagatcatccagtccaacctatcacccatccctgtccaatcaactagaccatggcactaagtgcctcagccaggcttttcttcaacacctccagggatggtgactccaccacctccctgggcagcccattccaatggcaaatcactctctctgaataacttcctcctaacatccagcctatacctccactggcacaacttgagactgtgtccccttgttctgttgctggttgcctggcagaagataaCATATCCTATAAAGATCCTGAATTTTTTGAGGTAACAAAGTGCATTAAAAGGGCTGGAACAAAGAGCACTAAAAGAATTGTGACCTGAAGCCATAGCTTCAGGACCTTTGATGGTGAAATAGAGGTGTGCAATCTCACTAGCCCTTTTTTCTTCAACTGTGAGTAGTGTTTACAACATGCTCACTGCTTATATCCAGTATTGCTGGAACACTCTACTGCATTTTACAGTGACCTGAAATAACCtactcaggctctgctgctggttgagGCTGCTTCTCTGTGGAGATCTGGGTGCAAAGAGGGCCCACAGTGCATTGCTGGGTAAAATGATAGCTGTGAAAAGCACTTACCCTAATAAATACAGTGAGAGACTATAAATATAAAGTTTTAATACACAGACAATATACAGAAACCTTCTCAATCTTAAGGGAAGATCCAACAAAGCCTTGGTGCCCCACACTGATTCTAGAGCTGATGACTCTTTGAACTCTCCTTTAATGCCtccactgctctgctcccctctctcctgGTGAACAGAGGGTCCTTGAAATACAAAGAATTTCTCCTTTAAAACTCATTTCTTTGAAAAATGAGTGCAAAGCCTGGTAGAGCTGGATCCAACCACAGCACATCAGATTTCATGTTGCAATAGTGTGCTACATTTTCTATTAAAGCTGGCGCCAGTGATCCCATTCTGCCATTCAGTCCACTCTGTGTGGTTGTACATTTTCTTAATGAGGATCTGAAATCAGCTCCCTTCACTTAACTGACAGTCTGCCAGAATTATGCCATCTTTCCAAATGCACAGATCATATGATCCATCTGTTGTCTGCAGCCATGCAGGAGAAACATTTTCCAAAGAGAAATGTGGGTTGGCCCCAAAAGTATGTAATTATCCAAATGCTGAAGTGTTTCAGATGTTTCAAGGTGCTCTTGGACCTGATCTTAGCCATCTAAGCTCCTATGAAGTCTTTTAGAATAATGTACATAACTAAGCCATTGAGTTGGCAGGAAATTTTTCAGAGTACAGGAAGAATTTTAAAATCATTCTGGAATAACTTTGAGCTGAATCAGAGATTTAGGACTCAGCAATATAATCTGAGACATTTGGGAGTGTTTATATTTTAAGGAGTTCACTTCTTTGTTGTTAGTATTATTACATATAAACAAAAAACAAGTAGAGAGCATTAAGTAAATATGCATTAAAGTATTCTAGTCTATTTTTAATCATTTTAATGATATGCCAGAACACTGTGGTAACTGTGCAGCATCCTTGActctcacagctctgctgtcagagggaaaaaaagaaaaaagagggggaaaaatcaGAAGAATAAAAAcacaaagggaaagaaaaagaaaaaagaaaaagggaaaaaataagaaaaacaaaaaggaaaagaaaaagagaacaaaaaagaaaaagggaaagaaaaagagaaagaaaaagaaaaagaaaaagggaaagaaaaagagaaagaaaaagaaaaagggaaagaaaaagaaaatgaaaaaaaaaaggaaaagaaaaatgaaaaaaaaaggaaaatttaaaaaaagaaaaatagaaaggaaaaggaaaaggaaaaggaaaaggaaaaggaaaaggaaaaggaaaaggaaaaggaaaaggaaaaggaaaaggaaaaggaagaaaaaaggaaaaggaaaggaaggaataaaagataaaaactgaaaaagaaaaagaatgatTGAGAAATGAAAGGCTATCTTAGATCTTTCCCTACCTTACTTGAAGatgaaataaattaattttctaTTCTTTTCAGAATATGTTGCAAAATATGATTAAAGTGATATCTTAGGTCTTCATCATGTGTCACCTCCATGACATACAGAAACCAAATTTTAATCATGAGCAAATGGAGCTGTCACCAAAATACTAGTAATGATGCCTGAACTGCTAAGCCAAGCCTTGGTAAGATAGAGTTCAAGTACTATTGCTGAAAACACTTTTACCAACCCCAGGGTATTAAATTGGAAGACATTCACATTTCCATTCCTTTATTCTGTCAACCACACGTGGCTTGACAACAGCATAAGTCAATTCTCACTGTTATATATTCCACATATCTAGGATCTGAATGATTACAGTATCCCCTCTCAGAGCACAACTGCCATACCAATAGACCAAATCACACTGTACTGAAATGTTAATTGAAtgggatttgccattggagaGAAAAGAGTTCTGTCAAAGCTAAGAAGGGAGCATATGTTACTTGTCATATTtaaaatatacaagcatatttCTTGAAAAAGAAGCACCCAGCAGGTCTTAGTACTGTCTTTGGGAGCAGTAAAAGTGTGCATCTTCAGTGTGCTGTAGGGCAGGCCCTTCGAAAGATACAGCACATAAGCCAAATCTGGCTGGAGGGGACTTTTGATTATAAGGTCAGTGTTTCTTGACTCCAAGCCAAAAAGACATTCTAGGTACATGATAATGGCACAGAAAGTGAAAAGATCTGATGAAATCTCTTTCAGAACTGCTTCCCCTCACAAAACATGGTTCTTATGAAGATATAGGTCATTAGCATTATTTATTGGGAGAATTTATCCATCCAGTTTGTCGATTTCATAGCAGAGAAATGCCCAAAGATGCTGTGTGATCTCAGAGATCAAAAGTGAAGGCTTTATGCCCAAGTCTTGCATTTTACTGAAAACACCCACTGAGACATCTTCAAATGAGAGGAGGTGTACATGGAGACTGGTAATGTTTGCCTTGAAGTGGCATAGTGGAAATACAGGTGGCACCAGGAAGGTTTCCTAGTCTGTGATAATCTAGGGAAAACATGAGCCACCTGTGCTGTGGTCTCTTTCCAATCTATATAATGCTACTACTACCTGTGTGGCACTGCTCTCCCTCATCTGTATTGCAAAAGGAGTAATATTGTCTGTGTCATTGCAGTGCCACAGCTACTGCTGAGCAGTCACTAAtccattcccttcagctgtGGTACTCTTGCAGTAGCATCTGCTCCAGCGTAGGTTTCAGATATTATTTTCTTATGCTCTTGAGCAAAGTTTAACAGCAAACTTTTGTCATTTAACATTTTGCTTTTATGGCTTAAGgagcagtgattttttttccctctcaatGAACAGTTTGGTAGGGGTGTATGTGAAGAAATACAATGGCTTGCATAAccacaagggggaaaaaatgttctATCTCTTCATAGCAATACAGTTTGCTTTTGATCTACACTAGCTGTGTGAGAATACGAAGAACCAGTCCTTGTGGCAATAACTGAGTGACAGCATCACCTTTTCTCTCCTGTCTATACACCACTGGGTTAGCCTCTTGATGTTGATGTGAGCAATTATGAAGTACCTCCTATTCTACATCCCATTTAGCATTAAGAACTTAATCCCAACAGTGCAGCTAATCTTTAAATacagttatttttct
This genomic stretch from Pogoniulus pusillus isolate bPogPus1 chromosome 28, bPogPus1.pri, whole genome shotgun sequence harbors:
- the FERD3L gene encoding fer3-like protein is translated as MSASLFSAHQYPDLLDELHGRVPQVPFQEQLLGASVLDFVADLSLGSPQAPSRAGTGLGFCEVTSVSPFEDRALSLRAGMARGLPLPAFGDGDPEDEEEEEEERMHSTSLLERRRRKRVITYAQRQAANIRERKRMFNLNEAFDQLRKKVPTFAYEKRLSRIETLRLAIVYISFMTELLDGCSRQKAG